The Gemmatimonadota bacterium genomic interval ACCGGCGGCGACACCGGCACACCACGCTGGGTGAAGGTGTTCGGGATCATCGCGCTCGTGGTGGTCCTGCTGTTTATCATCCTGATGCTCACCCGTGGCCCCGGCGGCCATGGCTCCGGTCGCCACATATCGTCCAGTACCACGGGCGGCCAAGCACCGCCCTCCGGCGCAGAACCTCGCCTGCAACCGTCATGACCCTGACACCGCGCCTCCGCAAGCTCGCGCTCACCGCGCATGTCACGTCCTCGGTCGGCTGGCTCGGCGCGGTTGGCGGGTTCTTGGCCCTCGCCATCGCCGGTCTGACCAGCCCGGATGCTCAGATGGTGCGTGCCGCCTATCTCGCGATGGAGTTGACCGCCTGGTTCGTCATCGTCCCGCTGAGCCTCGCCTCGCTGCTGACCGGGCTGGTCCAGTCCCTGGGCACCACGTGGGGCTTGTTCCGCCACTATTGGGTCCTTTTCAAACTGCTGATCAACGTCTTCGCCTCCATCGTCTTGCTGATCTACATGCAGACACTGAGCTACTTCGCCGGCGTCGCAGCTGAGGCGGCGTTGTCCAGCGCCGATCTCGCCGCGCTACGGAGCCCATCCCCCGTGCTCCACGCCGGTGCCGCCCTGCTGCTGTTGCTAGTGGCCACGACGCTGGCGGTGTACAAGCCGCGGGGGATGACGCGCTACGGCTGGCGTAAGCAACACGAGCAGCGTGCCGTGTCGCAGCCGCAGATGCAGCGACTACTGCTATCGGATTCATCGGCACCCGATGTGTAGGAAATCTCACCTCGGCTGCAAATGCTTCAGAAGCTCGGTGGCGACCGACTCGCGCAGGTCGCAGACAGTGCGTCTGCGCTCGGGTAGTGGAGGCCTCCGGCTTTTGTGCACGTGGTATGGAGCGCAGGGGTTGACGCCCTGGCCGCGCAGGCGCATCGTGATGAATGAACCGCCCGCCGACGGAGCTCCGCGAGTCGGATCCTTCAGCCAGTTCCACCATCACCTGCCGGCCTGGGCCCGGCGATGAAGCCTGAGGAAGCATGGGTCCCCTGGAGATTGTATTCGCCTTCCTGTTTGCCAGCTTGATCGTCAAGTCGCTGGCCGTGCCCGCGCTTGGGCTGATGCGGCGGCTGGTGGAGGCGTGGGCCAAGCGCATCGAGCAGCCGCCGAGCGACGCCGCGCTGCGCGCTGACGTGCAACGGCTGACGGAGTCTCTGGAAGCGCTGCACGAGCAGGTGCACGAGATCCGGCAGCAGCAGCGTTTCCTCGAGGGGCTGCTGGAGCGGCGGAACGAGCCCGCCCTCCCCGCCTCGCGGAGGGAATAGGGCGTGTTCTCGTGACGACTAAGGAAATTCTCGCTCAGATACCGGCGGCCCGGAGAAGGGCTGAGGTCGGAGCGAAGCCAAGGCGCACGCGGCACGGATTAATGGCCGCAAGGGTGGGCGTCCCGGAAAGCGAGCCAGGAAAGCCGCACCTCGCGTCACCAACGCCCGCACGGGATGAGAAGGGCTGAAAGCCGGCTGCTTCCAGCTCCGCCTGCTGTTGGCGTTGCATTAGATCAGCGCAGCAGATTTTCCAACCGCGGCGGCACGGGCCGCCAGCGGCATGCGCTCCTACCGGTACTCCGCCTGTAGCGCCTCGAGCGCGGCGCTGCCGGGGCAGAGCTCCTCGAAGGGCAGCTCGACCAGCGGCTGGTCCACCGTGCCCAGCACCTCGTGCATGTCGGCGGAATCGGGTTCCAGGTACAGCAGACCAGTGGCCACCTCACCCGCCTCCTGCCGCTCGCGCAGGTACTCGTACACGCGGTGGCGGTCGGTGGGGTCGTAGCCCTCCGGGACCTTGCGGAAGCGCACCACGCTGCCGTCGTGCATGGTCACGGCGCGCACCGCGCCGGCCTCGTAGGACGCCGTGATCTCCGCGGCGGGCGGCACGAAGTCGGCCAGGACCACGGGCTGGTAATGCTCGCGCGTGTAGAGATAGCTCTTGGTCGAGCCCTCGTGGTCGTTGAAGGTGACGCAGGGCGAGATGATGTCGACCAGCGCGAAGCCGCGGTGCCTGACCCCCGCCTCCAGAATGGGCACGAGCTGCGCCTTGTCCCCGGAGAAGCTGCGGGCGACGAAGGTCGCGCCCAGGCTCAGGGCCAGGAACACGGGGTCGATGGGCTGCTGCCGGTTCACCTCGCCACGCTTGGACCTGCTGCCCACATCCGCTGACGCCGAGAACTGGCCCTTGGTCAGACCGTAGACGCCGTTGTTCTCGATGATATAGAGCATGTCGAGATTGCGGCGGATGGCGTGGCAGAGCTGGCCCAGCCCGATGGAGAGCGAGTCGCCGTCCCCGGAGATGCCGATCGAGACCAGCTCGCGGTTGGCCGCGGCCGCGCCCGTGGCCACGGCGGGCATGCGGCCGTGCACGGCATTGAAGCCGTGCGCCTGGCTCATGAAGTAGGCCGGCGTCTTGGACGAGCAGCCGATGCCGCTCAGCTTCACGACTTTGTGCGGCGGGATCTCCAGCTCGAAGAACGCCTCGATGATGGCGGCGGTGATCGAGTCGTGGCCG includes:
- a CDS encoding 2-oxoacid:ferredoxin oxidoreductase subunit beta — protein: MTYIAKPKVRHPGLKTNALGLTRRDYEGSMSTLCAGCGHDSITAAIIEAFFELEIPPHKVVKLSGIGCSSKTPAYFMSQAHGFNAVHGRMPAVATGAAAANRELVSIGISGDGDSLSIGLGQLCHAIRRNLDMLYIIENNGVYGLTKGQFSASADVGSRSKRGEVNRQQPIDPVFLALSLGATFVARSFSGDKAQLVPILEAGVRHRGFALVDIISPCVTFNDHEGSTKSYLYTREHYQPVVLADFVPPAAEITASYEAGAVRAVTMHDGSVVRFRKVPEGYDPTDRHRVYEYLRERQEAGEVATGLLYLEPDSADMHEVLGTVDQPLVELPFEELCPGSAALEALQAEYR
- a CDS encoding DUF2269 domain-containing protein, coding for MTLTPRLRKLALTAHVTSSVGWLGAVGGFLALAIAGLTSPDAQMVRAAYLAMELTAWFVIVPLSLASLLTGLVQSLGTTWGLFRHYWVLFKLLINVFASIVLLIYMQTLSYFAGVAAEAALSSADLAALRSPSPVLHAGAALLLLLVATTLAVYKPRGMTRYGWRKQHEQRAVSQPQMQRLLLSDSSAPDV